In the genome of Poecilia reticulata strain Guanapo linkage group LG16, Guppy_female_1.0+MT, whole genome shotgun sequence, one region contains:
- the nat14 gene encoding putative N-acetyltransferase 14, protein MVRLELDQVVMRRMKEDDIEVVKALVKEGCEGTENRLILHILTRPLCLFILAVFSSILRCLVHSFILALAIPVFLLIVFLKITMPRSTGVLGSSRPYWDYVGSSYRGQQDETLQNPYCRISGKTPGTKKQRRRIGSKDKDKETSSEKITAEREQAAGQVWVADCEGDIVGCVFRESETRPSVRRICRLVTGCWYRREGLGRLLVQSLELKERESSARRVYAHVPYPSKVGEAFFRKVGYRQLGEATDEEDDDEMKSETPERGFMGYPLTKVFYKDL, encoded by the exons ATGGTGAGGCTGGAGTTGGACCAGGTGGTCatgaggaggatgaaggaggACGACATTGAAGTAGTGAAAGCCCTTGTTAAG GAAGGCTGCGAGGGCACAGAGAACCGTCTCATCTTGCACATCCTCACACGTCCGCTCTGCCTTTTCATCCTGGCTGTTTTCTCCTCGATCCTGCGCTGCCTTGTTCACTCCTTCATCCTGGCCCTCGCTATCCCTGTGTTCctgctgattgtttttctcAAGATCACCATGCCGCGGTCAACGGGGGTCCTGGGCAGCAGCCGCCCCTACTGGGACTACGTTGGCAGTAGCTACAGAGGCCAACAGGACGAGACGCTACAGAATCCCTACTGCAGGATCAGTGGGAAAACGCCAGGAACAAAAAAG caaCGGCGCAGAATTGGATCTAAAGACAAAGACAAGGAAACATCGTCAGAGAAGATCACTGCAGAGAGAGAGCAAGCAGCAGGTCAGGTGTGGGTGGCAGACTGCGAAGGGGATATCGTGGGCTGCGTCTTCCGTGAGAGCGAGACGCGTCCGAGCGTGAGGAGGATCTGCAGGCTTGTGACGGGCTGCTGGTACCGCCGGGAGGGTCTGGGTCGTCTCCTGGTCCAGAGTCTGGAGCTGAAGGAGAGGGAGAGCAGCGCACGGAGGGTGTACGCGCACGTCCCCTACCCGTCCAAAGTAGGCGAAGCCTTCTTCAGGAAAGTGGGCTATCGGCAGCTGGGAGAGGCGACTGATGAAGAAGATGACGATGAGATGAAGAGCGAGACCCCAGAGAGAGGTTTTATGGGGTACCCTCTCACTAAGGTGTTCTACAAAGACTTGTGA
- the znf628 gene encoding zinc finger protein 91, translating into MANSVALVVQAELLPPQTAPSLSAFPSLLGSGEDGAEDREGEQLVDGDKGVVEGGEEVVLDVVTSSVSESASAQQAEQSEHPFQCLDCGKSFRWSSRLTHHQRSHNNERPYRCNLCPKAFKGSSALLYHQRSHSGEKPYKCEDCGKAFKRSSLLQVHRSIHTGVRAFLCPYCPLTFKWSSHYQYHLRQHTGECPYPCDSCSKAFKNSSSLRRHKNVHLGLKPYTCSVCNKSFTQSTNLRQHMRIHTGERPYVCSECGRSFTHSSNLALHKNSHSNPNAGVKEGKRAEDGQKANEVMEVVVGTEEVTSTMLTDMVGFVSQEGTDGVGVGMEEVFLSTTSSGQNTSLLPQLTLAPSREDVCTSRAIGTEVHLSTDTGASMLLYSCGSCNHTFGTRTELEQHQAIHMAGGEHDASGEAGHGAGMEVGDGLVGAGHLLADFEEVVETTTVAESGHTTEVLLGLAEGVDGSNANVGATQTQFDLLQSFTEVTQSAEAVQPEARTTWAGLSCGYCTKTFKTSAGLNRHVSLMHSLSSQSRSQFSCSACDRSFPLLSSLLTHQHSHTPEQRLLAEAEAEIVCPPSLSLSLPLPSSPSQADKQQEGQREIHVDIIAIGEEQEEHPPKPTKAPKKAGSGKNTPAGERPYRCLECGKAFKGSSGLKYHMRDHTGERPYRCTECGKSFKRSSLLSIHQRVHTGVRAFQCPHCPLTFKWSSHYQYHLRQHTGERPYVCKECGKSFKNTSCLRRHSQMHSGLRPHTCSICSKSFSQTSNLKQHERTHSGERPFQCTHCSKSFTHSSNLQLHLRTHSTSKDYKCPFCTKGFVMHSYLQRHIRTHGNGVSLPGPGGGGKDGVAVKASMGGVTTTTTLLNPITLETTGNSGSLIVSQPALNIPPNTSQNYFMIQTANGLQLIPLSPPAPVPPPPPPPPPPPPSQSQNFLLLQCPSTNGSQSRLILVPTANNPLPAPDPQSLPILQTIQAFQPVLSQSQTQIAQFPAVSQQQQHAKIIITNTVQAPVATANHGLSALLTKPILGKSTRTARGRRGRKPKAALQKTAQTAGGAVPAALCNTVSNTKMVTVNNTNTDSDLSCQKRAASITVASTEATAETTGSLPVTPEDTPHSSLEQIGKEGTVAEKRFVLCFENAEQQKQGVNIEEGGDPYVLQFEGNPSGEADQEGIDGDGKSIVLQFESGGQDEGEKGGSKEGVMSLLHEWGQGKQGGSQTVGEGSQGESYVLHFHTEAQQSSPSSSTFGQGQDSSVELSCAPTQAFVPISGQEVVFDQMEPEGERGVQMIALIEGEGQMIGGDGAGCDTDADAMAEDEGGVKSIFQLEHGDEIVIIEVSTSQLRGEEQEEEISPNSHVKREGATTEKSTKEHDSAETSAEASIRNCTVSNSEELKFSE; encoded by the exons ATGGCCAACTCTGTTGCCTTAGTTGTCCAAGCAGAACTCCTACCACCACAGACCGCACCCTCCCTCTCCGCCTTCCCATCCCTGCTGGGATCAGGAGAGGATGGGGCAGAAGACAGGGAGGGAGAGCAGCTAGTGGATGGAGACAAGGGGGTCGTGGAAGGTGGAGAGGAGGTGGTCCTGGACGTTGTCACGTCGTCCGTGTCAGAGTCAGCTTCAGCTCAGCAGGCTGAGCAGTCAGAGCATCCTTTTCAGTGTCTGGACTGCGGGAAGAGCTTCAGGTGGTCATCCAGGCTGACCCACCATCAGCGCAGCCATAACAACGAGAGACCCTACCGCTGCAACCTCTGCCCCAAGGCCTTCAAGGgctcctctgctctgctctaCCACCAGCG GTCTCACTCAGGAGAGAAACCTTATAAATGTGAAGACTGTGGCAAAGCCTTCAAACGCTCATCTCTTCTCCAG GTTCATCGGAGTATTCACACAGGAGTCCGGGCATTCTTGTGCCCATATTGCCCCCTAACTTTCAAATGGAGCTCTCACTACCAGTATCATCTGCGGCAGCACACAGGGGAATGCCCGTACCCGTGTGACTCTTGTTCCAAAGCGTTTAAAAACTCCAGCAGCCTGCGGCGGCATAAGAACGTCCACCTTGGCCTCAAGCCGTACACGTGCTCGGTGTGTAACAAGTCTTTCACTCAGTCCACAAACCTGCGGCAGCACATGAGGATACACACAGGCGAGAGGCCATATGTCTGCAGCGAGTGTGGTCGAAGCTTCACGCACTCGTCAAACCTGGCTTTGCACAAGAACTCTCACTCCAACCCCAACGCAGGAGTCAAGGAGGGGAAGCGGGCAGAGGACGGGCAGAAGGCGAATGAGGTAATGGAGGTGGTGGTTGGGACAGAGGAAGTGACATCAACCATGTTGACAGACATGGTGGGATTTGTGAGCCAGGAAGGAACCGACGGAGTTGGCGTGGGGATGGAAGAAGTGTTCCTGTCAACCACTTCCTCTGGTCAGAACACAAGCCTTCTCCCCCAGCTGACCCTCGCTCCTTCCAGGGAGGACGTGTGCACATCCAGGGCCATTGGGACGGAGGTCCACCTGAGCACCGACACCGGGGCCAGCATGCTGCTGTACAGCTGCGGCAGCTGCAACCACACGTTTGGCACAAGGACAGAGCTGGAGCAGCACCAGGCCATCCACATGGCTGGTGGCGAACACGACGCCAGTGGTGAAGCGGGGCACGGAGCAGGGATGGAGGTTGGAGATGGACTGGTGGGAGCCGGACACCTGCTGGCCGACTTTGAAGAGGTGGTGGAGACCACCACCGTGGCCGAAAGCGGACATACAACCGAGGTGCTCCTTGGTTTAGCAGAGGGTGTAGACGGCAGTAATGCT AATGTGGGCGCCACCCAGACCCAGTTTGACCTGCTGCAGAGCTTCACCGAGGTGACTCAGAGCGCCGAGGCCGTGCAGCCGGAGGCCAGAACCACATGGGCAGGGCTGTCATGTGGCTACTGCACTAAGACCTTCAAGACCAGCGCAGGCCTCAATAGACATGTGTCACTG ATGCACTCGCTTTCATCGCAGTCACGCTCCCAGTTCAGCTGCTCCGCCTGTGACCGCTCTTTCCCTCTGCTCTCGTCACTCCTCACCCACCAGCACTCCCACACCCCGGAGCAGCGCCTGCTGGCCGAGGCGGAGGCCGAGATAGTGTGTCCGCCATCCCTCTCCCTGTCTCtgcccctcccctcctcccccagCCAGGCCGACAAGCAGCAGGAGGGCCAGAGGGAGATCCATGTCGACATCATTGCCATCGGCGAGGAGCAAGAGGAGCACCCGCCCAAACCAACCAAAGCCCCAAAAAAGGCCGGATCCGGCAAGAACACTCCGGCTGGAG AGAGGCCGTACCGTTGTTTGGAGTGTGGAAAAGCCTTTAAGGGTTCCTCGGGGCTGAAGTACCACATGCGGGATCACACCGGCGAAAGGCCGTATCGCTGCACCGAGTGCGGAAAGAGTTTCAAGAGGTCGTCTCTGCTCTCGATCCATCAACGA GTACACACAGGAGTCCGGGCGTTCCAGTGCCCCCACTGCCCTCTCACCTTCAAATGGAGCTCCCACTACCAGTACCACCTGCGGCAGCACACCGGGGAGAGACCGTACGTCTGCAAAGAGTGCGGCAAGTCGTTCAAGAACACCAGCTGCCTGCGAAGGCACAGTCAGATGCACTCTGGGCTCCGGCCTCATACCTGCTCCATCTGCTCCAAGTCTTTCTCCCAGACGTCTAATCTCAAACAG CATGAAAGAACGCATTCTGGCGAGAGACCGTTCCAGTGCACACACTGCAGTAAAAGCTTCACACACTCCTCCAATCTCCAGCTCCACCTTCGCACACACTCTACAAGCAAGGACTACAAATGCCCGTTCTGCACCAAGGGGTTTGTCATGCACTCCTACTTGCAGCGACACATCCGGACCCACGGGAACGGCGTTTCCCTCCCTGGCCCTGGCGGCGGCGGTAAGGACGGCGTGGCTGTGAAGGCCAGCATGGGCGGAGTCACAACCACCACAACCCTGCTCAATCCCATCACCCTGGAAACCACGGGGAACAGCGGCAGCCTGATCGTGTCCCAGCCAGCGCTCAATATTCCCCCTAACACGTCCCAGAACTACTTCATGATTCAGACGGCGAACGGCCTGCAGCTCATCCCCCTGTCACCACCTGCTCCTGTTCCTCCAcctccccccccaccaccaccaccacctccatcCCAGTCGCAAAACTTTCTCCTCCTTCAGTGTCCCTCCACGAACGGCAGCCAGTCCAGGTTGATTCTCGTCCCCACGGCGAACAACCCCCTGCCAGCTCCAGATCCTCAGTCTCTTCCCATCCTTCAGACCATACAAGCATTCCAGCCTGTCCTCAGCCAATCGCAGACCCAGATAGCCCAGTTTCCAGCCGtatcccagcagcagcagcacgccAAGATCATCATTACCAACACTGTGCAAGCCCCGGTTGCCACGGCGAACCACGGCCTCTCGGCCCTGCTGACCAAGCCCATTTTGGGGAAGAGCACACGGACGGCACGAGGCCGGCGTGGCCGGAAACCTAAAGCCGCTCTGCAGAAAACGGCTCAGACTGCAGGTGGCGCCGTCCCAGCGGCACTCTGTAACACAGTAAGCAACACTAAGATGGTTACTGTTAATAACACTAACACAGACTCGGATCTGTCCTGCCAAAAGCGCGCAGCCTCCATAACTGTAGCCTCCACAGAGGCCACAGCAGAAACCACAGGATCGCTTCCTGTTACACCAGAGGATACCCCTCATTCGTCTTTGGAGCAAATTGGGAAAGAGGGAACTGTAGCGGAGAAGCGGTTTGTCTTGTGCTTCGAAAACGCAGAGCAACAGAAACAGGGAGTGAACATTGAGGAAGGTGGCGACCCGTACGTGCTGCAGTTTGAAGGGAATCCATCAGGGGAGGCGGATCAGGAAGGAATCGATGGAGATGGCAAGTCCATTGTGTTACAGTTTGAGTCAGGTGGACAAGATGAAGGGGAAAAGGGAGGGAGTAAGGAGGGGGTGATGTCACTTCTGCATGAATGGGGTCAGGGAAAGCAAGGTGGGAGTCAGACAGTTGGGGAGGGAAGCCAGGGGGAGTCGTACGTCCTTCATTTCCACACCGAAGCTCAGCAGAGTTCGCCATCGAGTTCTACGTTTGGTCAAGGACAAGACAGCAGCGTCGAGCTGTCCTGCGCACCCACCCAAGCGTTCGTCCCCATCAGCGGACAGGAGGTGGTGTTTGACCAGATGGAGCCGGAGGGCGAGCGGGGAGTGCAGATGATAGCGCTGATTGAAGGTGAGGGCCAAATGATCGGAGGAGACGGGGCGGGCTGCGACACGGACGCCGACGCCATGGCGGAGGACGAGGGAGGCGTGAAAAGCATCTTCCAGCTGGAACACGGAGACGAAATCGTCATAATCGAGGTCAGCACCAGCCAGCTGAGAGgtgaggagcaggaggaggagatctCACCGAACAGCCACGTGAAACGTGAAGGCGCAACGACGGAAAAGTCGACAAAAGAGCACGACTCGGCAGAAACATCAGCCGAAGCCTCGATTAGAAACTGCACTGTATCAAACTCTGAGGAGCTGAAGTTCTCCGAGTGA
- the il11a gene encoding uncharacterized protein il11a: MKLLLDSSSSLLLSLLLAQLPVFTSASPVPHRRSSDLDKLSNQTRNLMKLTQELLKEHAFDSDVESHRFRSLPEMSNRSANDLSNLELKPTLSQLHADLKLYEHHFEWLNRVSKKHQHPAVPKLVEMIKEMKSLINLLHRQMQRIEAPKLTNPTPSLPPHLPYHFDVLQSSHELLQHFKLFCDWAYRAFLSLKPKASAVQ, encoded by the exons ATGAAGC TGCTGCTGGACTCCTCCTCTTCGCTGCTCTTGTCGCTGCTATTGGCTCAGCTGCCTGTGTTCACTTCTGCCTCACCTGTACCTCACCGGCGCTCCAGCGACCTGGACAAACTGTCCAACCAGACCCGAAACCTCATGAAGCTCACCCAAGAGCTGCTG aaGGAGCATGCGTTTGACTCAGATGTGGAGTCGCACAGGTTCAGATCTCTGCCCGAAATGAGCAACAGATCAGCCAATGACCTCAGTAATCTTGAG ctgaAGCCCACGCTCTCTCAGCTCCATGCCGACCTGAAGCTCTACGAACACCACTTTGAGTGGCTCAACCGGGTTTCAAAGAAGCACCAACACCCTGCAGTACCCAAGCTAGTGGAGATGATCAAAGAAATGAAATCTCTCATCAATCTGCTGCACCGTCAG ATGCAGAGAATTGAAGCACCAAAGCTGACGAACCCAAcaccctccctccctcctcacCTCCCCTATCACTTCGATGTCCTGCAGTCCAGCCATGAGCTCCTCCAACATTTCAAGCTCTTCTGCGACTGGGCATACAGAGCATTCCTCAGCCTCAAGCCCAAGGCTTCGGCGGTGCAATGA